The DNA sequence CGCCGTCCAGGGAAACGACCGGCACCAGTAGACTCCAGCCCAGGTGTGCGCCCCCTCCGATAGTGTCCGCTGAGTAATAGCTCAGTTGATTGATCATCGTGATGACGTTGATCTTCGGATCATCAAAGGCGCCGTTTTTCTTACCCCCGTTGGTCCTGATGCTGCTGGCGGTGCTGAATTTCAAATAGGTCTGATGAGTCAGTCCGGGCGGCCCCGCAAAACCGTCGTAGAAGCTGGTGCCGCCCAGGTTGATACCACTGGGCTGACTCACCGAAGGTGGAGGCGGGCCATCGGCTGCATGGACGGCAAATGAGGCGAAACTGAGTGCCAGGCACGCTGGCAGGGATTTGGTCAGACTCATCGAAGTGGCTCTATTCTTGGAATTGTGAGCGGGGTAGCTTCCCCTGGCACTTCGACTTTAGTTCCCGCGGGTGGGTGATGCTTGAGCGCAGCGGCCAGAGTTGACTGGGAGCGCCAGGAGGAGGGAGCGGTGACGCATCGTCTGACTGGACCCCGACCTTGGGCTCCAGTGACACCCAAGTTAAAGATCAAGGACCAGGTCAGACGTGGGCTTGCTGCAGCACAGCAGGCGCAGGCCTTTGTCGATTTCCCGCTGGCGGATACCACCGTTGTGATTCATCTCTACCGTCCCGTGCAGCAGGGCGGTCTTGCAGGTGCCACACACCCCTTGGCTGCAGGAGGAGGGCACGATTGCGCCGGCTTTCCTGGCGGCGGCCAGCACGGTCTGGTTGCCCGCCATGCTGAACGTCTTGCCCGAGCGCGACAGGGTCACCGTGAACACGTCCTGTCGGGCGAGGGATGGGACTGGCTCAATCAACGGCTCCTCATTCAGTGCAGCAATGTCGAAGCTTTCCTGATGATAACGGTCGAAATCGAACGCAGCTTCCCGGAGCAGTGACTGGATGGCCGCCATGTACCCCTGAGGCCCGCAGGTAAAAACTTCGCGCTCCTGGAAGTCGGGCACTTGCTGGCTCAACAAGGACACATCGAGCCGACCTATCGGTTGCGCCCATTGGGCGGTTTCGCCTAGCCCTTCGCAAATACTGATGACCCGCAGCCCCGGCATCGTGGCCTGCATGCGTTGCAGTTCGTCGTGGAAGATGATGTCGGCCGGTGTACGGGCGCTGTGGACAAACACGATGTCGAGGTTGCCGGCCATGTCGCAGGCGGCCCGGGTCATCGACATCAAGGGCGTCACGCCAGAGCCGGCGGATAGGTACAACAGTTTTTTGGCCGGAAGACCAACCGGGGTGAAGCTGCCCGCCGGGCCGCTGGCGCGCAGGCTGTCTCCCGGTTTGAGGTGGTCATGCAGCCAGTTCGACACCGGTCCCCCTGGCACTCGCTTGACGGTAATGGAAATCGCGAAGGGGCGCGTGGGTGAGGACGACAGGGTGTAGCAGCGAGCGACGGTCTGCCCCGCGATGATCGGCGAAACAGTGATGAATTGACCCGGCTCGAAACTCAGGGCGCTGAAGTCCGCACAGCGAAAGATGAACGTCTTTACATCGTGGGTTTCCTGATGCACAGCGCAACATTGCAGGGTTTTCTGTTCAGCGCTGCTCCATTGCGTGCCGAACGCGCCCCAGGTCATCGGGTCGGTAAACCGCCGGGCGGCGTTCGTGTTGTCCGGGCATGTCAGCTCTTCATAGCGGCTCATGTTCATTCCTCACACACCGTGGGCGGCCAGACGTGCGGCGTACCAGCGCGAGAACTGGTCGACATAGGTTTCGGTGAAAGCCGAGAACGGCCCCGGTGTGTAAGCCGGGTCTTGCGTCCCGCTATGGGTAATGCCGACGAGGCTGGCGTCCTGGAGGTTGGTCGCGGCCCAGACTTCGGTCAGTTTATCGATCTGGTAATCAACGCCCTCGATGGCATCGGCGTGCACCAGCCATTTGGTCCGTACCAGGGTTTTGTCCGGCGCCAGAGGGATGATGTAGGAGACTACGGCATGGTCACTCATGACGTGCGTCCACGAGTTGTGGGTCCACAGATGCATGTCGCCCAAATCGCGGCGGGTGAGGTCGCCAAACAACCGGGTGCAGGCCACGCGGGTATCCAGGGTCTGGGATTCACCGTTGCCGGCAATGGCCAGGCGCTGGGAGCGAAATTGCGTCACCGCGTCCTCACCCAGGTGTTCGACGGCGTCGCAGATATAACCTTCGCGCTCCCAGTTGGCCTTGGTCTCGGCGTTGTGGCGGTGATATTCCTCCAGTGCCAGCAGTGAATCCTCCCCGAGCCCATCGGTGCAGAATCCGAAATCTTCGGGCAGGAACGAAGCGGTCAGTTCAGGGTGAGTGGCGGCGCAGTGGTAACACTCGCGATTGTTCTCGATCACCAACTTCCAATTGCCGTTCTCGATGATCTCCGACTCGTGGGCGATCTTTGAATGGGTGATGTCATATTGTGCGAAACGCGGTGTCATGACCTGATCCAGGTACAGGACGTCTGCGGGCGGTTCGTCCCCCAGGCAGACAAAGACATGGGTGCCGATGACGCGGGTATGAACAGGGATCAGGCTTTTGCAGGTGGGATCGAAGTGTTGCCCCATGTGTGCCGCATGCTTCAGGCTGCCAGCCAGGTCGTAGGTCCATTGATGATAGGGGCAGACCAGCATGCCCACCGTTGACTTGCCGGGCTGTTTCAAACGCGCCCCGCGGTGACGGCAGACATTATGAAAAGCCTGCACCTGCTCGTCGTCATCGCGGACCAGGAAGATAGAGGACTTGCCGATATCGAGAGTAGAAACATCACCGGGTTCGGGAATATCGGAAGTCACGCCGACCAGAATCCAATGTTTGCTGAAAAAGATATCCAGGTCAGTTTCAAAAATATCTTGTCGACCAAACAAGCCGCCCGGCATGCCATGTCCGGGTGTGCGATCGGCCAGCAGTTCACGATGGGTTTTCACGGTACGGGTCATTATTGATCTCGTTCAACTGATCGCCGGCAAGGGGCGGCAGAGACAGTATTGAAAGGTCAAATAATCCCGTCAACGCGCTTTATTTTCACCCTCGCATAACTCTTTGTTATGCGAAAAATTGAGCAATTAACCCGATAACTATCAGTGGGTTAGATAACTGTCGTCGCGCAGCCAATCCACTAATGCATCAGACAAGGCCTCAGGTTTTCGACCCGTTGGAATGACCATGTAATAGGCGTCTTTTGGCTTGATGGAGTAGGGCGTTATTCGGATTAACTCACCGCTATTGAGGCGGTGCGCGATCAACCGACTCCACCCCAGTGCAATGCCATGGCCTTGGATGGCCGCCTGGATTGCATCGTTGTAAGAACTGCAGCGAAAGGAGTAAGTCAGTTTGGGGCGCAGATCACCAAGTTCTCGACACCAACGATTCCAGGTCATCCAGCCTTCCAGGGTTGAATCCGAGTCAATCAGCGCGGTGTCCAGAAAATCATTGATCGATGAAGGGGCTGGGTTGGCGGCGAGCCAGGCTGGCGAGCAAACGGGAAAGACCTCTTCATCGAACAGGAAAAGCGAACGTCCGTCCTCCCATTTTCCATCACCAAAACGGATACCTAGGTCGATATCGTCCCGGTATGAGCCCGGCGAGGGCTGCTGCGTCATCAGTCGCAACTTCAGTTTCGGTTGAAGGGTGCGTAGCGCGCTCAACCTGGGAAGAATCCGCAAATGTGAAAACGCTTCCGTGCACGCAATGGTGATCTCTTGTTCACCGATGCCCTCGCAAATCCTGTCGAACACACTGGCCATTCGATGAATGGATTCGGCGACGACCAAGTGGAGGATGTAGCCCTCGTGAGTGAGCTTGATTGATCGATGGAGCCGGTGAAACAGCTTGGTCTCCAGGGTATCTTCCAGCAACCGGATCTGCTTGCTGACGGCCGCCTGGGTCACGCCCAGCTCCTGGGCGGCCAGGGTAAAACTGGCCAGCCGCGCCACGGCTTCAAATTCCAGCAAAGCCGTCATGGACGGTATCAACCGGCGATAGCCTTTGACCTTTTTGTCGATATCGCCGGATTGCATCGGTGCGCTCCAAGGCTTTGGGTGAATCAATCAAGCCACCGAGGTCTGCCGGAGGAGCGGTTGATCCAGGCACACCTTGCTGACACACTCTTTTGTGCTTTCGGTTCAGGCGTTGTTGTCATCCATAAGCGCTTTCCCGATCAATAGAAGGTGGCGTCTAGGTTTAGGGTGCTCGGTCAGGACACGCAAGTCAACGAAATGTACTCTGATGTACATTAAAGGTTCGTAGGCGTACATTAAAGCCAGGTTTTTGAGAAGGTGAAGCGAGATGTCCCAGTTAGGGAAGGCACGTGGTAAGGCCCAGGACACGGGTTGGCGTGGGTCGCCGGAGGGTTGGCTGGAGGCCGCCTATGATGCCCTGAAGGAGTCGGGTATCGATGCCGTCCGGGTCATGCCGCTTGCCAAGCGCCTGGGCTTGTCCCGTACCAGCTTCTACTGGTTCTTCGAGGATCGCGAACAACTGCTGGCGGCCTTGCTTTCACGCTGGCGGGAGACCAACACGGGAGGCTTGATCCGCCAAAGCGAAAGCTATGCCGAAAGCATCTCCGAGGCGATCCTGAATGTGTTCGAGTGCTGGCTCAATCCGCAGCTGTTCGACTCGCAATTTGAATTCGCGGTACGCAGTTGGGCGTTGCAGTCGGCTGAGGTCGCTCAAGAGGTTGCGACCGTGGACGAACAGCGGATGACCGCTCTGGCGAACATGTTCAAGCGTTTTGGCTACGACAGCCCGAGTGCCGATACGCGGGCCCGGACGATCTATCTGACCCAGATCGGCTACATCACCATGAACACCACCGAGTTGATCACCGTGCGCTTCCAGCGCATTCCCCATTACGTGAGCATTTTCACCGGGAAAGTCCCCAAGCAGCGTGAGCTGGATCGTTTCTACGGCAAGTTTGGCTACGCCGAAGTCGAGCCTGGGGTTTTCGTGCCCTTGACGGACACGTTTGAAGGTGTTGCCGATGGGGCATGAAACCCTCGGCATCATTGGCGGAACCGGCTGGCTGGGCGGCGCGATCGCCAAGGCCGTGCTGGCCAAGGCATTGCTGCCAGCGGGCAGCCTGGTCATCTCCAACCGCTCGGGCAGTCATCCGCTGGCGCAACAAGGTGCCTGCCTGGTGACGGATAACCAGGCGTTGGTGGATCGCAGCGACATCGTGATCCTTGCGGTGCGACCCGAGCATTTCGCCAGCCTGGACATCAAGACGACTGGCAAAACGATTATCTCCCTGATGGCCGGGATCAAGGCGCAGACGATCATGACGCAGACCTCGGCCGTGGCGGTCGTGCGGGCGATGCCCAACGCGGCGGTGGAAATCGAGCAGTCCTTCACGCCTTGGTATTGTGTTGGAGAGGTAGAGGCGACAACGAGAAGCTTCGTGCAGCGCCTGTTCGAATGCGTGGGCACGGCAGCCGAAGTTCTAGAAGAGGACTTCATTGACTACCTCTCGGCGCTCTCAGGCACCGGTCCGGCTTTTCCTGCCTTGCTGATGACAGCGCTGGCCAATCAGGCGATGGCTGCCGGCATTCCTTCTGACATCGCACAGCTTGCGGCGAAGAACGTCGTGGTAAACAGCAGCCAATTGTTGGCCAACCATGACGCTCAGCAGATGCTCGATGCCTTGGTGGCCTATCGGGGCGTGACGGCCGCCGCTTTGCAGGCGATGACCCAGAGTCATTTCGAAGAGCAGATCGGCAGGGCGTTGCAAGCAGGGGCGGCGGTGGCCCGCAAGGGGCTCCAAGCCTGATCAATCGAAGCCCTTCTACAGAGGGGCTTCGATAGCATCGTATTTATTCAGCCTTGAAGCAGTAAACGGCCAGCTTGTTCCCATCCTTCAGATGTCTTTGAGCAACCGCAGCGCATCGTAGATGGCCGCGTGGGTATTGCGCGCCGACACGGCGTCGCCGATCCGGAACAGTTGGAAGCGGCCTTCAGGGTTGGTCACAATATTCTGGGTTTTCCCCGCGATCAGATTGTGCTGTTCGACCGCGCCGTTGTTGCTCGAGTGCGGGCGCAGGTCGAAGTACAAGTCGTCCAGGGGGAGGGTGCCGTGGTTGACCACGACCTGATCGACCACTCGCTGCTTGTGCACCTGGCCATAATCGCTACCGAAGTTGGCCACCAACTGGCCGTTGCGCTGTTCTACGGAGTCGACCCGATAGGTGACCGTGAAGGTGACGTTAAGGTCTTGCAGGCTGCGCATGTAAGGCACCAGGTTCATCGCCATCACCTCGGGTGCGAACGACCGGTCCGGCGTGACGATCTCCAGTTTTGCACCGCTGTTGGCGATGACCTCGGCCGCCTGTAGCGCCGCGTGGTCGCCCGCGTCGTCGAAGATCAGCACGTTCTTGCCGGGTTTGACGTCGCCGGAAATGATGTCCCAGGTGGAGACCACCAGTTCGTTGCCTTGCTTGAGTACCTCTGTATGGGGCAAGCCACCCGTGGCGACGATCACCACGTCCGGTTCCTGCGCCAATACCGTCTCGGCCTCGGCCCAGGTGTTGAAGTGGAACTTCACACCCAGCCGTTCGCATTGCGCCATGCGCCAATCGATGATGCTGATCATCTCGCGGCGCCGCTCGCTCTGGGCCGTCAAGCGGATCTGCCCACCTGGCTGATCCGCCACTTCGAACACCGTGACGTCGTGGCCGCGTTCACCGGCGACTCGTGCTGCCTCCAGGCCCGCCGGGCCGGTGCCGATCACCACCACCTTGCGCTTGACCAGTGCCTTGGGAACTTCGTGGGGCATGGTGGTTTCGCGCCCGGTCGCGGCGTTGTGAATGCAATACGCGGCGCCGCCCTGGTAGATGCGGTCCAGGCAATAGTTGGCGCCGACGCAGGGACGGATGTCTTCTTCGCGCTTTTCGATGATCTTGCGCACGATGTGCGGATCGGTCATGTGCGCCCGGGTCATGCCGATCATGTCCACCTTGCCGGAGGCGATGGCGTGGCGTGCCGTGGCCACGTCGGGAATCTTCGCCGCATGGAAGGTCGGGAAGCCGGTAGCCGAGCGGATTTCGCCGGCAAAATCCAGGTGTGGCGAGTTGCGCATGCCCTGGATCGGAATCACGTCGGTGAGGCCAGCGTCGGTGTCGATGTGGCCGCGGACCACGTTGAGAAAGTCGACTAGGCCGCTGTCCTTGAGCATGTGGGAAACCTGGAGGCCGTCTTTGGCACCGAAGCCACCCGGTAACTCTTCGTCGCCGGTGTAGCGGACCCCGAGCAGGAAATCTTCGCCACAGCGCTGGCGGATACCGCGCAACACATCAAAAGTGAAGCGCAGGCGGTTTTCCAACGAGCCGCCGTAGGGGCCGTCGAGGTCATTGGTCAAAGGCGACCAGAACTGGTCCATGAGGTGCCCGTAAGCCTGCAGCTCCAGGCCATCAAGACCGGCCGCCTTCATGCGTTCGGCGGCATCGACGTAGTCCTTGATGATGCGATCGATGTCCCAGTCTTCCATCTTTTTCGGAAACGACCGGTGGGACGCTTCGCGGCGATGGGAAGGCGATACCACCGGCAGCCAGTCGGCCTTGTCCCAGCGCGTGCGCCGGCCCAGGTGGGTCAGTTGAATCATCACCGCCGCGCCGTGTTCGTGGCACTCGTCGGTGATGTCCTTCATCCATTTGACCACTTCATCCTTGTACGCCAGCACGTTGTTGAACACAGGTGGGCTGTCCCGGGAAACAGCGGCGGAGCCCGCGGTCATGGTCAGCGCCACCCCGGCCTTCGCGCGTTCAACGTGATAAGCGCGGTACAGATCCTTCGGCATGCCGTCGACAGGATACGCGGGCTCATGGGAGGTCGTCATGATCCGATTTTTGAGGGTCAGGTGCTTGATCTTATAGGGCTGCAGCAGAGGATCGCTGGACATGGTGTTGCGCTCCGGGAACAGAACATCAGGCTTGGTTTTGACATAACGGTATGTCGAATGTTCATGTGTGTCAACGAGTGTGACACAGGTGTACATTTTCCTTGCGTAGCAGAAAAACCAGGATTAACATCCAGTCGCACAGGAGGGGGCCGACGCGTCCGGTCGGGCGCTCCATGCATCGATCCATGGGTGTGAGGCGGCTGTGCAAAGCACTATTCGTTGCGGTAAACCACGGCATCGACCCGAATGTGAACGTCCGGGTGAAGGCTGACGGTTCAGACGTTGAGCTCAATGGTTGAATCATGCGCCGTCGAAGGGCGGGGGGAGGGCCTAACTCACTGAATAAATTGAATAATTACGTATAACTAGAACTTATCCATGCATAACATAAAATCCCCCTGAGTCGGTGATATCGCGTTGTTTTCATGAGGTGGATTTAATTCTTCTGCTGCCCTGCCAATAACTATTAATACAGTACGCGGAGATGCACCATGATGACGTTATCCAGTAAAACTTGTATCGGCTGGCTTGCAGGCTTGGCGATGGCCACCAGCAGCCTGATGGCTCATGCCGAGGAACCTGCGCCCATCCGTATTGGTTGGGTGAATTGGTCGGATACGGAAATCGCTGTAAAGCTGGCAGACACAGCGTTGCGAGAGCACCTCAAGCAACCGGTAAAACTGGTACTCGCCGACATTGGCATTCAGTTCCAGGCCCTGGCTAACGGCAATATCGATTTGATTCCGATGGTCTGGCTGCCGAACACGCACAAGTCGTTCTATGACAAATACCAAGACAAGCTCGAAGACCTCGGCGTTTTATATGAGGGGCGAATTGGTATGGCGGTGCCCACTTCCATTCCTACCAGTGAACTCGCCACCATCGAAGATCTCAATAAACCAGACGTGCGGGAGAAGTTGGGTGGCAAGATCCTGACTTCCGAAGTGGGTAACGGCCAATATAAGCTCACGGAAAAGGCCATCAAGGAATATAAACTCGATGGCTACAAGATGGTCGCCTCTTCAGAATCCGGAATGCTGAGCGAGCTGGATCGCAACCTCAAGCGTGACAAATGGGCTCTGATCAACGCCTGGAGCCCGCACTGGATGTTCGCCAAATGGCCCCTGCGCTACCTGGATGATCCGAAGCAGGTGTTTGGGGGGGCCGAGCAAATCCATGCGATTGCTCGCAAGGGTTTCAGTGCAGAGCATCCTGACGTTGCCCGGTTCTTCGCTAACTTCAAGATTCCCCCAGCTGACCTCGAGAAATTGATGGCCGCTGCCCGTGACAGCTCGGCCGACAAGGTCGTTGCAGAGTACTACGCCGCCAACAAGCCTCGCTTCGAGGCCATGTTTGGCAGTCAAACCGCCTCGGCGACAACCGCTCAGCAATGACCGTCGTTTTCCTATAGTTTTGCAGTTGAGTGCCCTTGACGAACAGTGAAGGGCGCCCGCTGTATCGATGAATCTTCAAGCGCTCCGGTGGCGCTGCGGGGATGTGTCGGGCAGTCTGTCATATCCTTCATCTGGCTCAGGAATGGCGTCGAAGACGATGATAAACAGTAGCGATCATTTATCGTTGGAGCGGGGGCTCAGCAGTAGCGGACAACGGCTTCAACGATCACTTCATGACGTGCTGTCAAACAGCATTTGCCATGGCATGCCGGATTCAATACAGGCGCATGCGGGCGCTCTGGACGAGGCCCAATGGGTTATCAAGAAACCGTTGGAAACGCCGCGTGGATTACCTGCGTTCCTGGAGCCCTATTTACCCCAGGCACTCGGCGCCGCGCTCAGGACCGATGAACATCTGGAGGCGCTGCTGGAGGCGTTAAGCGCGCTGCTGCCTCATGTCGCCTGGACCCATCGCCAGGCTCAGGCAGGCCAGGACGACAGGTTCGTGCAAAGGCATCGGCATGGAATGATCGCGGGCCCGGGAGGACTGTTTGAATGTTCCTCCCTGACCTTGGGATTGGCCCTCATGGCGCCTGATACCGACTATCCCTTCCACCAACATCCTCCGGCTGAGTTCTATCTCGTTCTTTCGCCAGGCGACTGGTATCGAGAGGACGTGGGTTGGTGGAGTCCCGGAGCAGGGGGCGTTGTCGTCAACCCTCCCTCCTGCATCCATGCAATGAGATCAACGCACGTTCCACTGTTGGCGCTGTGGGGGTTGATTCATTGACGTCGTGCCATCATTCAGAGGCTGAGTATGTCGGTAACCACCCGATGGCGGAGGCCAATAACGATGCGCACCGTGCATGAGGCCCCGCGGCCCCAACTCGGCATTCTCTTGTGCCTGCTTTCAATGCTGCTGTTTGCAAGCCAGGACGGCATCACCAAGGTGCTGGTCAAGGACCTCCCCGTCGCGCAGCTCGTCATGGTGCGCTATTGGGTATTCCTTGCGTTTGCTATTGGCTATAGCGTCTATCAAGGACGCCTGCGGGTTGCCTGTCGAAGCCAGCATCCTGTTCTCCAGATCCTCCGGGCGCTGATTGGAGTCGGTGAAAGCGCTTTGTTCGGGTTGGGGCTGCGTTACCTGGGAATGGCTGAGATGCATGCCTTGTATGCGGTCTTTCCTCTGATGACCCTGGCGTTGGCGGGAGCATTCCTGGGTGAGTCCATCGGCATTCGTCGATGGGTGGCTGCTGCCATCGGTTTCATGGGAACCTTGGTGATCCTGCGCCCAGGGACCGGTGTTTTCGAACTTGCCGCGCTGATTCCCCTGTTATCGGCCCTGGGTTTTGCAGTCTTCAGCGTGCTGACCCGGCGAATCAGCCGGGATGATTCCTTCGCGACAAACATGCTCTACATGGGATTTTTCGGGGCGATAGCCATCACGCTGTCAGGCCTGCCTGGATGGGTTTCTCCGAGCCCGGAGCAGTGGGGCCTGATTGTTGTGCTTTCCACGATAGGCATGGTGGCGCAGTTGCTCCTTCTCCAGGCGCTCAGATACGCGACGGCGGCGACCCTGCAACCCTTCAACTACACGCTATTGGTGTTTGCCACGTTCATCGGCCTGTTTGTATTCGGCGAATTGCCTGATACATGGACAGTCGTGGGAGCAGGGTTGGTGGTGACCGGTGGTCTGTTTGCGCTTAAGGCGAAAGGGTAGGGGACAGCACCCCGTCCGAGGCGTGTCAGCCGCTATGTGCTCAACGACTTGAAGGGATTTGAAAAAACGCCGTGACGAGTGTCATGGCGTTCTTGATGTTACGTGCAGAGGAGCCGTCCCTGGCCCTTTCAGGTGCAACAATCTAGAACTTGAACCGCCCCACCAACCCCTTGAGTTGCCCGGAAATATCGGTCAAACGCCCCGAACCGGTCTGTGCCGAGTGGGCAAACTCTTCCACCAACTGCGCATCGGCATGGATCTGCGCGATGTGCCTGTTGATGTCTTCGGCCACCTGGTGCTGCTCCTCGGCGGCCGTAGCGATCTGGGTGTTCTGGTCGCGGATCGAGTCCACCGAGTTGCGGATCTTGTCGAAACTGTCGCGGGCCTGTTGGATGCGCTCAACGCTGGTTTGCGACGTTTGCAGGCTGCCTTGCATCTGCAGGGTGACTTCCTGGGTACGCCGCGCGAGGTTGCCCAGCAGGCTGTCGATCTCACCCGTGGAGTCGGCGGTACGCCGGGCCAGGGCGCGGACTTCGTCGGCCACCACGGCAAACCCACGCCCCTGGTCACCGGCACGCGCCGCTTCGATGGCGGCGTTGAGGGCCAGCAGGTTGGTCTGTTCGGCAATCGAGCGAATGGTGTCGA is a window from the Pseudomonas brassicacearum genome containing:
- a CDS encoding hybrid-cluster NAD(P)-dependent oxidoreductase, encoding MSRYEELTCPDNTNAARRFTDPMTWGAFGTQWSSAEQKTLQCCAVHQETHDVKTFIFRCADFSALSFEPGQFITVSPIIAGQTVARCYTLSSSPTRPFAISITVKRVPGGPVSNWLHDHLKPGDSLRASGPAGSFTPVGLPAKKLLYLSAGSGVTPLMSMTRAACDMAGNLDIVFVHSARTPADIIFHDELQRMQATMPGLRVISICEGLGETAQWAQPIGRLDVSLLSQQVPDFQEREVFTCGPQGYMAAIQSLLREAAFDFDRYHQESFDIAALNEEPLIEPVPSLARQDVFTVTLSRSGKTFSMAGNQTVLAAARKAGAIVPSSCSQGVCGTCKTALLHGTVEMNHNGGIRQREIDKGLRLLCCSKPTSDLVLDL
- a CDS encoding aromatic ring-hydroxylating oxygenase subunit alpha, which translates into the protein MTRTVKTHRELLADRTPGHGMPGGLFGRQDIFETDLDIFFSKHWILVGVTSDIPEPGDVSTLDIGKSSIFLVRDDDEQVQAFHNVCRHRGARLKQPGKSTVGMLVCPYHQWTYDLAGSLKHAAHMGQHFDPTCKSLIPVHTRVIGTHVFVCLGDEPPADVLYLDQVMTPRFAQYDITHSKIAHESEIIENGNWKLVIENNRECYHCAATHPELTASFLPEDFGFCTDGLGEDSLLALEEYHRHNAETKANWEREGYICDAVEHLGEDAVTQFRSQRLAIAGNGESQTLDTRVACTRLFGDLTRRDLGDMHLWTHNSWTHVMSDHAVVSYIIPLAPDKTLVRTKWLVHADAIEGVDYQIDKLTEVWAATNLQDASLVGITHSGTQDPAYTPGPFSAFTETYVDQFSRWYAARLAAHGV
- a CDS encoding LysR substrate-binding domain-containing protein, whose protein sequence is MQSGDIDKKVKGYRRLIPSMTALLEFEAVARLASFTLAAQELGVTQAAVSKQIRLLEDTLETKLFHRLHRSIKLTHEGYILHLVVAESIHRMASVFDRICEGIGEQEITIACTEAFSHLRILPRLSALRTLQPKLKLRLMTQQPSPGSYRDDIDLGIRFGDGKWEDGRSLFLFDEEVFPVCSPAWLAANPAPSSINDFLDTALIDSDSTLEGWMTWNRWCRELGDLRPKLTYSFRCSSYNDAIQAAIQGHGIALGWSRLIAHRLNSGELIRITPYSIKPKDAYYMVIPTGRKPEALSDALVDWLRDDSYLTH
- a CDS encoding TetR/AcrR family transcriptional regulator produces the protein MSQLGKARGKAQDTGWRGSPEGWLEAAYDALKESGIDAVRVMPLAKRLGLSRTSFYWFFEDREQLLAALLSRWRETNTGGLIRQSESYAESISEAILNVFECWLNPQLFDSQFEFAVRSWALQSAEVAQEVATVDEQRMTALANMFKRFGYDSPSADTRARTIYLTQIGYITMNTTELITVRFQRIPHYVSIFTGKVPKQRELDRFYGKFGYAEVEPGVFVPLTDTFEGVADGA
- a CDS encoding pyrroline-5-carboxylate reductase family protein; translated protein: MGHETLGIIGGTGWLGGAIAKAVLAKALLPAGSLVISNRSGSHPLAQQGACLVTDNQALVDRSDIVILAVRPEHFASLDIKTTGKTIISLMAGIKAQTIMTQTSAVAVVRAMPNAAVEIEQSFTPWYCVGEVEATTRSFVQRLFECVGTAAEVLEEDFIDYLSALSGTGPAFPALLMTALANQAMAAGIPSDIAQLAAKNVVVNSSQLLANHDAQQMLDALVAYRGVTAAALQAMTQSHFEEQIGRALQAGAAVARKGLQA
- a CDS encoding NADH:flavin oxidoreductase; this encodes MSSDPLLQPYKIKHLTLKNRIMTTSHEPAYPVDGMPKDLYRAYHVERAKAGVALTMTAGSAAVSRDSPPVFNNVLAYKDEVVKWMKDITDECHEHGAAVMIQLTHLGRRTRWDKADWLPVVSPSHRREASHRSFPKKMEDWDIDRIIKDYVDAAERMKAAGLDGLELQAYGHLMDQFWSPLTNDLDGPYGGSLENRLRFTFDVLRGIRQRCGEDFLLGVRYTGDEELPGGFGAKDGLQVSHMLKDSGLVDFLNVVRGHIDTDAGLTDVIPIQGMRNSPHLDFAGEIRSATGFPTFHAAKIPDVATARHAIASGKVDMIGMTRAHMTDPHIVRKIIEKREEDIRPCVGANYCLDRIYQGGAAYCIHNAATGRETTMPHEVPKALVKRKVVVIGTGPAGLEAARVAGERGHDVTVFEVADQPGGQIRLTAQSERRREMISIIDWRMAQCERLGVKFHFNTWAEAETVLAQEPDVVIVATGGLPHTEVLKQGNELVVSTWDIISGDVKPGKNVLIFDDAGDHAALQAAEVIANSGAKLEIVTPDRSFAPEVMAMNLVPYMRSLQDLNVTFTVTYRVDSVEQRNGQLVANFGSDYGQVHKQRVVDQVVVNHGTLPLDDLYFDLRPHSSNNGAVEQHNLIAGKTQNIVTNPEGRFQLFRIGDAVSARNTHAAIYDALRLLKDI
- a CDS encoding glycine betaine ABC transporter substrate-binding protein, producing the protein MMTLSSKTCIGWLAGLAMATSSLMAHAEEPAPIRIGWVNWSDTEIAVKLADTALREHLKQPVKLVLADIGIQFQALANGNIDLIPMVWLPNTHKSFYDKYQDKLEDLGVLYEGRIGMAVPTSIPTSELATIEDLNKPDVREKLGGKILTSEVGNGQYKLTEKAIKEYKLDGYKMVASSESGMLSELDRNLKRDKWALINAWSPHWMFAKWPLRYLDDPKQVFGGAEQIHAIARKGFSAEHPDVARFFANFKIPPADLEKLMAAARDSSADKVVAEYYAANKPRFEAMFGSQTASATTAQQ
- a CDS encoding dimethylsulfonioproprionate lyase family protein codes for the protein MASKTMINSSDHLSLERGLSSSGQRLQRSLHDVLSNSICHGMPDSIQAHAGALDEAQWVIKKPLETPRGLPAFLEPYLPQALGAALRTDEHLEALLEALSALLPHVAWTHRQAQAGQDDRFVQRHRHGMIAGPGGLFECSSLTLGLALMAPDTDYPFHQHPPAEFYLVLSPGDWYREDVGWWSPGAGGVVVNPPSCIHAMRSTHVPLLALWGLIH
- a CDS encoding DMT family transporter, with the translated sequence MRTVHEAPRPQLGILLCLLSMLLFASQDGITKVLVKDLPVAQLVMVRYWVFLAFAIGYSVYQGRLRVACRSQHPVLQILRALIGVGESALFGLGLRYLGMAEMHALYAVFPLMTLALAGAFLGESIGIRRWVAAAIGFMGTLVILRPGTGVFELAALIPLLSALGFAVFSVLTRRISRDDSFATNMLYMGFFGAIAITLSGLPGWVSPSPEQWGLIVVLSTIGMVAQLLLLQALRYATAATLQPFNYTLLVFATFIGLFVFGELPDTWTVVGAGLVVTGGLFALKAKG
- a CDS encoding methyl-accepting chemotaxis protein translates to MIAQLVQRIGSASSDLQNAAADTSEVAQNMNEAAGRQRQAVELVSTAFNEMVATANEVARSCSQAATSADEGYRDVHDGQQHIGEATGSVLRLSEDLQKSTQTMQALEQDSKNINTILDTIRSIAEQTNLLALNAAIEAARAGDQGRGFAVVADEVRALARRTADSTGEIDSLLGNLARRTQEVTLQMQGSLQTSQTSVERIQQARDSFDKIRNSVDSIRDQNTQIATAAEEQHQVAEDINRHIAQIHADAQLVEEFAHSAQTGSGRLTDISGQLKGLVGRFKF